Proteins encoded by one window of Antechinus flavipes isolate AdamAnt ecotype Samford, QLD, Australia chromosome 4, AdamAnt_v2, whole genome shotgun sequence:
- the LOC127559031 gene encoding late cornified envelope protein 2D-like produces MSCQQSQQQCQAPKCPSKCPPKCQTPKCPPKCPPKCPPKCPPQAPCPPPVSSCCGSSSGGCCSSGGCCGSSSGGCCSSGSGGGCCLFSHHRRSHRRRHQRSDCCDSGSGRSQQSGGCCGSSGGCCGSSGGCC; encoded by the coding sequence ATGTCCTGCCAGCAAAGCCAGCAGCAGTGCCAGGCCCCTAAGTGTCCCTCTAAGTGTCCTCCCAAGTGTCAGACACCAAAGTGCCCACCCAAGTGTCCACCCAAGTGTCCTCCCAAGTGCCCTCCCCAGGCTCCATGCCCTCCTCCAGTGTCTTCCTGCTGTGGCTCTAGCTCTGGAGGATGCTGCAGCTCTGGGGGATGCTGTGGGTCCAGCTCTGGGGGATGCTGCAGCTCTGGCTCTGGGGGTGGCTGCTGCCTCTTTTCCCATCACAGGAGATCCCACAGACGTAGACACCAGAGGTCTGACTGCTGTGACAGTGGCAGTGGGCGCAGCCAGCAGTCTGGAGGCTGCTGTGGAAGCTCTGGAGGTTGCTGTGGGAGCTCTGGAGGCTGCTGTTAA